One Amycolatopsis thermophila DNA segment encodes these proteins:
- a CDS encoding RipA family octameric membrane protein — MTELSAKLWNEAVRPRDYAPEGEKYQTAVLEQYKICVEMADRVSARRNLTNTFFLTVNTAVGAAFVGLAGGSKLTGAPVWVLVVGLVILLGECVAWLVIVRSYRQLNSAKYAVIGALEERLPAYAYSRAEWTALGEGKDWRRYVPLSHIEQWIPVIFALTYVLVVVALAVI, encoded by the coding sequence ATGACCGAACTCAGCGCGAAGCTGTGGAACGAGGCCGTGCGCCCGCGGGACTACGCGCCCGAGGGCGAGAAGTACCAGACGGCGGTGCTGGAGCAGTACAAGATCTGCGTGGAGATGGCCGACCGGGTCAGCGCCCGGCGCAACCTCACCAACACCTTCTTCCTGACGGTCAACACCGCGGTCGGCGCGGCCTTCGTCGGTCTGGCGGGAGGTTCGAAGCTCACCGGCGCCCCGGTGTGGGTGCTCGTGGTCGGGCTGGTGATCCTGCTCGGCGAGTGCGTCGCGTGGCTGGTCATCGTGCGGTCCTACCGGCAGCTCAACTCGGCGAAGTACGCGGTGATCGGCGCGCTCGAGGAGCGGCTGCCGGCCTACGCCTACTCGCGCGCGGAGTGGACCGCGCTCGGCGAGGGCAAGGACTGGCGCCGGTACGTCCCGCTCTCACACATCGAGCAGTGGATACCGGTCATCTTCGCGCTCACCTACGTTCTCGTCGTGGTCGCGCTCGCGGTCATCTGA
- a CDS encoding SRPBCC family protein → MKKRQVSATRTVAAPPEKIFELLADPSKHPLIDGSGTVLAAQDGGPERLSLGARFGMDMKMGASYKILNTVVEFEENRLIAWRHFNGHRWRWQLEPRDDGSTDVTETFDWSTARIPLLIDLSFFPRKNKQAIDKTLDRMVKLFQA, encoded by the coding sequence ATGAAGAAACGCCAGGTCTCGGCCACGCGCACCGTCGCCGCGCCGCCGGAGAAGATCTTCGAGCTGCTCGCGGACCCGTCGAAGCACCCGCTGATCGACGGTTCCGGCACGGTGCTCGCCGCACAGGACGGCGGCCCGGAGCGCCTGTCGCTCGGAGCCCGTTTCGGCATGGACATGAAGATGGGCGCGTCCTACAAGATCCTCAACACGGTCGTCGAGTTCGAGGAGAACCGCCTGATCGCCTGGCGGCACTTCAACGGCCACCGCTGGCGCTGGCAGCTCGAGCCGCGGGACGACGGATCCACCGACGTCACCGAGACCTTCGACTGGTCGACCGCGCGGATCCCGCTGCTGATCGACCTGAGCTTCTTCCCGCGCAAGAACAAGCAGGCCATCGACAAGACGCTCGACCGGATGGTCAAGCTGTTCCAGGCGTGA
- a CDS encoding fumarate hydratase: MTTTTFQYTDVLPLGPDHETEYRLVTAEGVRVVEAAGRKFLEVEPAALTELARTAITDIQHLLRSSHLAQLRAIVDDPEASGNDRFVAMDLLRNAAISAGGVLPMCQDTGTAIVIGKRSEGVLTGGNDEEALARGIFDAYQQLNLRYSQMAPVSFWDEKNTGTNLPAQIELFHKDNTAGSDDPTYEFLFMAKGGGSANKTFLYQETKAVLNPKRLAKFLDEKLRSLGTAACPPYHLAIVVGGMSAEYNLKVAKLASARYLDNLPREGSPLGHGFRDTDLEQQVLEMTRQFGIGAQFGGKYFCHDVRVIRLPRHGASCPVGIAVSCSADRQAKAKITADGIFIEQLERDPARFLPDVTTDDLSDEVVQVDLNRPMDEIRAQLSSLPVKTRLSLTGPLVVARDIAHAKIAERLEAGEEMPQYLRDHPVYYAGPAKTPDGYASGSFGPTTAGRMDSYVAQFQAAGGSLVMLAKGNRSQQVTASCRQHGGFYLGSIGGPAARLAQDCIKKVDVLEYPELGMEAVWKIEVEDFPAFIVIDDKGNDFFAETSEPVLQISFRS, encoded by the coding sequence GTGACCACCACCACCTTCCAGTACACCGACGTGCTGCCGCTCGGCCCGGATCACGAGACCGAGTACCGTCTCGTGACCGCCGAGGGGGTCCGGGTAGTCGAGGCCGCCGGACGGAAGTTCCTGGAAGTCGAACCCGCCGCGCTGACCGAGCTCGCCCGCACCGCCATCACCGACATCCAGCACCTGCTGCGCTCGTCGCACCTGGCGCAGCTGCGCGCGATCGTCGACGACCCCGAGGCCAGCGGCAACGACCGGTTCGTCGCCATGGACCTGCTCCGCAACGCGGCCATCTCGGCGGGCGGCGTGCTGCCCATGTGCCAGGACACCGGCACCGCGATCGTCATCGGCAAGCGCAGCGAGGGCGTCCTGACCGGCGGCAACGACGAAGAGGCGCTGGCGCGCGGCATCTTCGACGCCTACCAGCAGCTCAACCTGCGCTACTCGCAGATGGCGCCGGTCAGCTTCTGGGACGAGAAGAACACCGGCACCAACCTGCCGGCGCAGATCGAGCTGTTCCACAAGGACAACACAGCCGGCAGCGACGATCCAACCTACGAGTTCCTGTTCATGGCCAAGGGCGGCGGCTCGGCCAACAAGACGTTCCTCTACCAGGAGACCAAGGCCGTCCTGAACCCCAAGCGGCTGGCGAAGTTCCTGGACGAGAAGCTGCGCAGCCTCGGCACCGCGGCCTGCCCGCCCTACCACCTGGCGATCGTGGTCGGCGGCATGTCCGCCGAGTACAACCTCAAGGTCGCCAAGCTCGCCTCGGCCCGCTACCTGGACAACCTGCCGCGCGAGGGGTCGCCGCTGGGCCACGGCTTCCGGGACACCGACCTCGAGCAGCAGGTGCTGGAGATGACCCGGCAGTTCGGCATCGGCGCGCAGTTCGGCGGCAAGTACTTCTGCCACGACGTGCGCGTGATCCGCCTGCCCCGGCACGGCGCGTCCTGCCCGGTCGGCATCGCCGTGTCCTGCTCGGCGGACCGCCAGGCCAAGGCGAAGATCACCGCGGACGGCATCTTCATCGAGCAGCTCGAGCGCGACCCGGCCCGCTTCCTGCCGGACGTCACCACCGACGACCTGTCCGACGAGGTCGTGCAGGTCGACCTGAACCGGCCGATGGACGAGATCCGCGCGCAGCTGTCGTCGCTGCCCGTCAAGACCCGGCTGTCGCTCACCGGCCCGCTGGTCGTGGCCCGCGACATCGCGCACGCCAAGATCGCGGAACGGCTCGAGGCCGGCGAGGAGATGCCGCAGTACCTGCGCGACCACCCGGTCTACTACGCGGGGCCGGCCAAGACCCCGGACGGCTACGCGTCGGGCTCGTTCGGCCCCACCACCGCCGGGCGCATGGACTCCTACGTCGCGCAGTTCCAGGCCGCCGGCGGCTCGCTGGTCATGCTGGCCAAGGGCAACCGCTCCCAGCAGGTCACCGCGTCCTGCCGGCAGCACGGCGGGTTCTACCTGGGCTCGATCGGTGGCCCGGCGGCGCGGCTGGCGCAGGACTGCATCAAGAAGGTCGACGTGCTCGAGTACCCCGAGCTCGGCATGGAAGCGGTGTGGAAGATCGAGGTCGAGGACTTCCCGGCGTTCATCGTCATCGACGACAAGGGCAACGACTTCTTCGCCGAGACGTCGGAGCCGGTGCTGCAGATCAGCTTCCGCTCCTGA
- a CDS encoding sigma-70 family RNA polymerase sigma factor, with translation MSVQTLERPTREVPEPETEPVETSVRPSPNLDADLDAQGPAADLVRVYLNGIGKTALLSAADEVELAKRIEAGVFAQHMLDTTPKLSPQRRKELQALVRDGHRAKNHLLEANLRLVVSLAKRYTGRGMPLLDLIQEGNLGLIRAVEKFDYSKGFKFSTYATWWIRQAITRGMADQGRTIRLPVHLVEQVNKLARIKRDLHQQLGREATNEELAAESGIPAEKVADLLDHARDPVSLDMPVGTDEDAPLGDFIEDSEATDAESAVISGLLQDDLRRVLATLDEREQQVIRMRYGLDDGQPRTLDQIGKHFGLSRERVRQIEREVMSKLRQGERAERLRAYAS, from the coding sequence ATGTCAGTACAGACTCTCGAGCGCCCGACTCGTGAGGTCCCCGAGCCCGAAACCGAGCCCGTCGAGACCAGCGTACGCCCTTCGCCGAACCTCGATGCGGATCTCGACGCCCAGGGCCCGGCCGCGGACCTCGTGCGGGTCTACCTCAACGGGATCGGCAAGACCGCGCTGCTGTCCGCCGCCGACGAGGTCGAGCTCGCCAAGCGCATCGAGGCCGGGGTGTTCGCGCAGCACATGCTCGACACCACGCCGAAGCTGAGCCCGCAGCGGCGCAAGGAGCTGCAGGCGCTCGTGCGCGACGGCCACCGGGCGAAGAACCACCTGCTGGAGGCCAACCTCCGGCTGGTCGTGTCGCTGGCCAAGCGCTACACGGGACGGGGGATGCCGCTGCTCGACCTGATCCAGGAGGGGAACCTGGGTCTGATCCGCGCGGTGGAGAAGTTCGACTACTCCAAGGGGTTCAAGTTCTCGACGTACGCGACGTGGTGGATCCGCCAGGCCATCACCCGCGGCATGGCCGACCAGGGCCGCACCATCCGGCTGCCCGTGCACCTCGTGGAGCAGGTCAACAAGCTGGCCCGCATCAAGCGCGACCTGCACCAGCAGCTCGGCCGTGAGGCCACCAACGAGGAGCTGGCCGCCGAGTCCGGCATCCCGGCCGAGAAGGTCGCCGACCTGCTCGACCACGCCCGCGACCCGGTGAGCCTGGACATGCCGGTCGGCACCGACGAGGACGCCCCGCTGGGCGACTTCATCGAGGACTCCGAGGCCACCGACGCCGAGAGCGCCGTGATCTCGGGCCTGCTGCAGGACGACCTGCGCCGCGTGCTGGCCACGCTCGACGAGCGCGAGCAGCAGGTCATCCGGATGCGCTACGGCCTCGACGACGGCCAGCCGCGCACGCTGGACCAGATCGGCAAGCACTTCGGGCTGTCCCGCGAGCGGGTCCGCCAGATCGAACGCGAGGTCATGTCGAAGCTGCGCCAGGGCGAGCGGGCCGAGCGCCTGCGCGCCTACGCCAGCTGA
- the dtd gene encoding D-aminoacyl-tRNA deacylase: MRAVAARVTEASVTVEDEVVGAIAEPGLLVLLGVHVSDTEDKAVTMARKLHELRILRDEESCATADAPLLVVSQFTLYGDTRKGRRPSWTQAARPDAALALFDRVVAELRNRGARVATGKFGAAMAVHSVNDGPFTVLVEV, encoded by the coding sequence GTGAGGGCCGTCGCGGCGCGGGTGACGGAGGCGAGCGTCACCGTCGAGGACGAGGTCGTCGGCGCGATCGCGGAGCCCGGGCTGCTGGTCCTGCTGGGCGTGCACGTCTCGGACACCGAGGACAAAGCGGTCACCATGGCGCGCAAGCTGCACGAGCTGCGCATCCTGCGCGACGAGGAGTCGTGCGCCACCGCGGACGCCCCGCTGCTGGTGGTGAGCCAATTCACGCTGTACGGCGACACCCGCAAAGGTCGCCGTCCATCGTGGACGCAGGCGGCGCGCCCGGATGCCGCGCTGGCCCTGTTCGACCGCGTGGTCGCGGAGCTGCGCAACCGCGGAGCCCGTGTGGCGACGGGGAAATTCGGCGCCGCCATGGCGGTGCACAGCGTCAACGACGGACCGTTCACGGTCCTCGTCGAGGTCTAG
- a CDS encoding class I SAM-dependent methyltransferase, with protein MSIPRFSDDFLARLREAFRRTGYDADGVVGALGGAAHAALGRGEPELAFRASADAGELGTLIRLFLLGAAEPEAAVRAALAPVPLADALAAGLLRGGPDRLRAGLDVRPHGDEQGSWWVVSDLDSDALGTEVPPEHVLGVGHASLSLIRATTRRPVGTLLDLGTGNGVQALHATRHARRVTATDVSERALALADATFRLNELDVELVRGEWFAPVARRRFDQIVCNPPFVVGPPRVDYTYRDSGLGGDDASALVVRQLPGFLSEGGTGQLLASWLHVDGEDWADRVTRWLPKGTDAWFVQRDVADPGLYVGTWLRDAGIDPRSDRGRAKAADWLDWFAEHKVQGVGFGFVTLRRTGAGHPTVVCEDLRQAYDDPLGPEAGAWLDRVDWLRDHGHELLDTRFRVPETVLLERVSAPGDEGWDTTVLRLHRSDGPGWQHEVDEPVAALLAGCRGALPLSDLLSLLAAGHGLDEEALTEGALPLVRELVRHGFLEAV; from the coding sequence ACTGGCCTTCCGGGCCAGCGCGGACGCCGGCGAACTCGGCACGCTCATCCGCCTGTTCCTGCTCGGCGCCGCGGAACCGGAGGCCGCGGTGCGCGCGGCGCTGGCGCCCGTCCCGCTCGCCGACGCGCTGGCGGCCGGGCTCCTGCGCGGCGGGCCGGACCGGCTGCGCGCCGGCCTGGACGTCCGCCCGCACGGCGACGAGCAGGGGTCGTGGTGGGTGGTGTCGGACCTGGACTCCGACGCACTCGGCACGGAGGTACCGCCGGAGCACGTGCTCGGCGTCGGGCACGCGTCGCTCAGCCTGATCCGCGCCACCACCCGGCGGCCCGTGGGCACCCTGCTGGACCTGGGCACGGGCAACGGCGTCCAGGCGCTGCACGCGACCCGGCACGCGCGGCGCGTGACGGCGACCGACGTGTCGGAACGGGCGCTGGCACTGGCGGACGCGACGTTCCGCCTCAACGAGCTGGACGTCGAACTGGTGCGGGGCGAGTGGTTCGCGCCGGTCGCGCGCCGCCGGTTCGACCAGATCGTGTGCAACCCCCCGTTCGTGGTGGGCCCGCCGCGCGTCGACTACACCTACCGGGACTCCGGCCTGGGCGGCGACGACGCGAGCGCGCTGGTGGTCCGGCAGCTGCCCGGTTTCCTGAGCGAAGGCGGCACCGGCCAGCTGCTCGCGTCCTGGCTGCACGTGGACGGCGAGGACTGGGCCGACCGGGTGACCCGCTGGCTGCCCAAGGGCACCGACGCGTGGTTCGTGCAGCGCGACGTCGCCGACCCCGGCCTGTACGTCGGCACCTGGCTGCGGGACGCGGGGATCGATCCCCGCTCCGACCGTGGCCGGGCCAAGGCCGCCGACTGGCTCGACTGGTTCGCCGAGCACAAGGTCCAGGGCGTCGGCTTCGGGTTCGTCACCCTGCGTCGGACCGGCGCCGGCCACCCGACCGTGGTGTGCGAGGACCTGCGCCAGGCCTACGACGACCCGCTGGGCCCGGAGGCGGGCGCGTGGCTGGACCGGGTGGACTGGCTGCGCGACCACGGCCACGAGCTGCTGGACACGCGGTTCCGGGTGCCGGAGACGGTGCTGCTGGAGCGGGTGTCCGCGCCTGGCGACGAGGGCTGGGACACCACGGTGCTGCGCCTGCACCGCTCGGACGGGCCGGGGTGGCAGCACGAGGTCGACGAACCGGTCGCCGCGCTGCTGGCCGGGTGCCGGGGCGCGCTGCCGCTGTCGGACCTGCTGTCGCTGCTGGCCGCCGGGCACGGGCTGGACGAGGAGGCGCTGACCGAGGGCGCGCTGCCGCTGGTGCGTGAACTGGTGCGGCACGGCTTCCTGGAGGCGGTGTGA